In Legionella cincinnatiensis, the DNA window TGATTCTAAAGCGGTTTGTTTTAAATGCAGCTTCTTCCACCATCGTTGGATAGTATAAGCAGCTCGGGCTAAATGAAGCTCCTGTTCAGTCTCTATAGTCGCTGTATGAGATTTAGAGGAGCTGAAAAATGAGCTTCTATCAATTTTTAATTTCATTCCATTCTCCTTTTTTTCCTATACTCCAATCTGGCCAAAATTAATTCTCTTTGTCAAGTTAAATGACCCAAAAATGATCTTATTTTTAGTGCAAATAGTTTGTTATTTAACGTGTGCTTGACATAAAAGGTATTTCTATGCCTTTTATATCGCAAAACGAATGTTATTCTGTATGCGTAGCATTTATCGCGATCCAGTTCTAAATAAAATCGGTTCGATATAAAAAATGACGTTTATTTTTACATCGAACTTACATTTATTTAGAGCCTGTTACCAATTGGTTCCCTCTTCACGCAATCAAGCTTTGCCAGAACCCAATGTTGGTTCCAGAGATTCATACCTTTTGGATCCCACATAGAAAAGCAGAGTACAGAAAGGGGCAACATAGGCTAATAGAGACCTTAATGGTCTATTTTAAATCGGAGTAATTTGGGTTTATTTTCAAAAAATAATTGGTTTCGTATTTCAATACGAAACCATGATACAGTCATTTATTAAAAAGTATTGACAATTGACCGCAGGATCTATTTTTTTGCCATATTTTTATTTTGGCCGTGACAATAATGATGACGATGATGAATTGGTAATAAAATACCCATTTTTTGATAGGTTTGTAATTGGGTTTTAGCCAATAACGTGCTTATTTTCAGTTCCACTGCGTTTCTTTTTTCCAGCAAGCTAGATATATCACTCCATTTTGCGTCCGGAGTAGCTATTTTACCTCTTATTTGCAAACTAAGCGCCCGTTTTTCTTTAATTAAGGGGAGCATTTGAGCTCGCAAATTTTTCTTAATTTTAACCAGCTCTACGCGCTGTTGTGGGGTCAATATTTTGTTCATGGAATGATGATATTGCTGCGATTGATTCGTGGAAGTAGCAGCACCACTTGCCGGTGGTTGGGCTGATGCAATTGAAGCCCCCAATAAACTCAAAGCCATACTATTAATTAATAAAAAACGCTTAATATTCATTTTTTTCTCCTGTTTGTTTCAATATTGAGTGTAATGAAACAATGTAATAGGAGTATGACAAATAAACTGTTTATTGTAACAACAATGTTACAATGCTGAATGCTAAGAATTTATTGGTATATAATGAAGATGAAGGAATAATAAATGAAGTTTATGCACCATCTCTTCAAAATTATAAGCACCATCTACGATATATCTATTCTCATCAGGTGATTCATGAGCACAAGAAAAAGTCATATATTAATTATTGATGATGATCAAGAAATTACGCATTTGATTAACGACTACTTAATTAAAAATGGTTTCCGAACCACATGGACATTGAATGGTTTGAATATCAAACAGTTACTAAGAGAAAATAATTTTGATTTGATTATTTTAGATATTATGCTGCCAGGCATCGATGGGTTGCATTTATGCCAGACGATTCGTCAAACACACAGTATGCCTATTATTATGCTCAGTGCAGCCAACAGCATAGCAGATAAGGTGGCTGGATTAGAACTAGGTGCAGATGACTATATATCCAAACCCTTTAGTTCTCGTGAGTTATTAGCCCGAGTCAAAGCTCAATTAAGGCGAACCCAAGGCGAACTTGAGATTGATCGTAAAAAGCTTACGCCATTACAACAAATACATTTTGAGGATTGGATTCTTGATCGCAACACCCATTCATTGATCGATAAGGATTCTGTTGCAATCCCTTTAAGTCATCGTGAGTATGAGCTGTTAATCATTTTTTTAGAGCATCCAGGACGTATTTTAAGCCGTGATCAACTCATGGACTTATTATATGATAAGAACTTTGACTCACAAGATAGAACCATTGATGTCTTAATTGGACGCTTGCGTAAAAAAATAGAAATTGATCCACGCAATCCACGTTTATTATTAACAATACGTGGTGGAGGTTATCAATTCAAAACTAAGGTTGATTGGGCATGAGTCAACTTACTAAAACAGCAAAAAAAACATTCATTGGATTAATCCTAGGTAATCTTTTAATTATTTTTTCTTTTATGCAGTTGGGAAAATATTATTATGAGAATATTCGCTCCCCTCTGCCTCCCAAAGCCGTTCGATCTTTAGTCCACTTAGTGACACTGCTACAAAAAAATCCTCAATCTTTATGGCCTGTAATTTTGCGCAATCAAAGTACTTCCTGGGCCGAAATAACATTATCTCCTAAACCTTTATTTAATAAAAACGCTCTATTAACTTTAAAAACCCCTATACTTTTTAATTTAATCAAACAAACTAATAAATTAGAGTTTTCTGCATTTATAAAAGAAAATACTTGGCTGAACATTCGCGTCATCTCTCCTTTCCCAAGAGAAACAAATTCAATAATTAGCTTGTTTCTTATCTTAATTGGCATCTTATTTTTCATTAACTACTGGGCCGTTAGGACATTGAATCAACCCATACATACTTTAATTCAAAGCCTTCATTATAGTGAGCATCAAGAGAATTGGTTGCCTATTCCCGTCACAGGAAATCAGGATCAAAGAGCTATTTTTAAAAAAATTAATGATCTACAAGAAAAGGTGAATAAGCTTTTGGCAAATCGTACTCGCGTAGTTACTGCAATTTCCCATGATTTACGCACCCCACTTACCCGTTTAAAGTTACGCGCCGAATATCTAGAAAATGATCCTAATTACAGCAAAATAATGGCTGATATTAATGAAATGGAACTTATGATTCGGGAGACACTCGATTATTTTAGAGATATAAATGTTGAAGAAAAGCCTCAGTTATTTGATCTAGTAGCCTTAATTTCATCATTAAAAGAAGATGCTACGGAACTCAATTATGATGTAAGCTTTATGAGTGACAATCCAAAATTAGTGTATTACGGTACTGTTAATTTACTGAAACGGGCTTTTAATAATTTAATTAATAACGCGGTGCATTATGGCTATAAAGCCATGATTCATCTTTCTTGTTTAGAAAATAAAATAGAAATTACAATTACAGATCAAGGACCAGGATTAGCAGAATCTGATCTCGAGCAGGTTTTTTTGCCTTTTTATCGTAGCGAAAGTTCTCGTTCACGTAGCACTGGCGGTACTGGTCTTGGATTAACCATAGCTCGAGAAATTATTCAAATGCATCAAGGCGATATCACCCTCACTAATAACATTCAAGGTGGCTTAAAGGTAATTATTAACTTACCCATAAAGCCCCTTTAAAAAACCTTAACTCACTTTAGCGGGTAAACTTCTAATATCAGGATTTTTTGAATATGCATCAAGAATATCGTTAATTAATTGTTCAATAATACTTTCTTTCAGTTCATCTTCGATTAAACCAATTTTTTCTTTCATCGCATTCAATCGATTTTCCACTTCTCTAGCAACCGAACCATTAGGAAACAATACGGCCAAAAGACGCCTAGCTTCCCCAGGACCAAGGTGACGATATAGATGATTTCGCACAGTAGCATCTTCAGCTGTAGTACTAAAAGCCCATAGCTCTACTGGTCCTAAAGTAAGAGTAAGTAACTGCACATTTACTCCTGTTTTAGTCGCATATTGCGCCAAGAAGGTTGCTCCTCCTTCTCTAGGTCCATGCACTCGTGTACGCAAGGCTGTTTTCGCTGTGTCAGAAAGCCCGAATATTGATGTTGTTTTCTCTATTGCTTGTGATGGACCTGCATCCATAATGTAAATAGAAGTGGCGAAATCTATCATTACTGGATCAAAATCATCTACTGATTGAGACAGTAACGCAATTTGTACTTTCCATTTACGTCCTTCCCGCATATCAATAATTACTTGCTCACGAACCGCGGAAGATTTTGAAGTACGATGGAACTCATCATAAACAATGCGTTTATGATCTTCACGAATTTCCTGAACTCTTTGTTTATGATATTCCTTATATTGTTCTGGTATATTATTCAAACTTTCTTCGGTTAAATAATAATGCCTTGCTAAAACATACCGCGCCAACATATACATAACAGCGGTTTGTCTGTCTGCGGCATCACCACCGCTTTTAGCCACTTCATCCAGGTCTAGTGATACAACTCGCGCATCTCCGATATCAAAACTACTGACGCGTGACAATATAGGATATTCACGAACTGCCGCAGAGATCATTCTCGAAAATGCATTGATTAATGATTCGCCAGTAGGCGCAGTAATTCTTTCATACAAATCTTCAATAGATGGAGTTCTACAAATTGATGCCGCATCCGCCAATAAAGGCATTGCATATCGTTGCGCCAACATCGCTTCATGCGTAAAACCAGCTGAATAAAGTGAATCTGTTACTTCCCACCATGTTGATTTTGAATCACGGACAAAACCAATTTCCTCTAAAATACTGTCAATAAATTCTTCTACCCCAGGAGAGTAGGGTGAAGGATTATATTCATCAGCTAAACTTTTGTATAATTCGTCCACCACCATACCTGCAAGATCAGGCATACCATCGTAAGGTTTTTCAGCACCTAAGGGTGTGGTTAGTAAAGTAATAAAGTTAACTAAAAAGGCGCGTTCTAACGCCGTAGGATACCGACAACCTAACTGCGTATCAAAAGGATTAATCGAATATTCAGGTGTCATTCTTAAACGATGATAAGCAACCAAGTGT includes these proteins:
- a CDS encoding response regulator transcription factor translates to MSTRKSHILIIDDDQEITHLINDYLIKNGFRTTWTLNGLNIKQLLRENNFDLIILDIMLPGIDGLHLCQTIRQTHSMPIIMLSAANSIADKVAGLELGADDYISKPFSSRELLARVKAQLRRTQGELEIDRKKLTPLQQIHFEDWILDRNTHSLIDKDSVAIPLSHREYELLIIFLEHPGRILSRDQLMDLLYDKNFDSQDRTIDVLIGRLRKKIEIDPRNPRLLLTIRGGGYQFKTKVDWA
- a CDS encoding sensor histidine kinase, which encodes MSQLTKTAKKTFIGLILGNLLIIFSFMQLGKYYYENIRSPLPPKAVRSLVHLVTLLQKNPQSLWPVILRNQSTSWAEITLSPKPLFNKNALLTLKTPILFNLIKQTNKLEFSAFIKENTWLNIRVISPFPRETNSIISLFLILIGILFFINYWAVRTLNQPIHTLIQSLHYSEHQENWLPIPVTGNQDQRAIFKKINDLQEKVNKLLANRTRVVTAISHDLRTPLTRLKLRAEYLENDPNYSKIMADINEMELMIRETLDYFRDINVEEKPQLFDLVALISSLKEDATELNYDVSFMSDNPKLVYYGTVNLLKRAFNNLINNAVHYGYKAMIHLSCLENKIEITITDQGPGLAESDLEQVFLPFYRSESSRSRSTGGTGLGLTIAREIIQMHQGDITLTNNIQGGLKVIINLPIKPL